The Arthrobacter burdickii genome window below encodes:
- a CDS encoding MBL fold metallo-hydrolase — translation MIRTDIAPGIHYLEHARTNVYLVEDDDGVLLVDTGLPRSKALLLQALSRIGRSIQDIRAVVLTHGHFDHVGTAEHLRTKYGIPVYCHPDDAFIAAHPYSYEHERSPFLYPVRYPRAIPGLLRMSAAGALAVKGVPDTLPLTPEAAAALPGSPLLVPTPGHTKGHCALHFPDRESVISGDALVTLDPYTGHPGPQVVARAATADTATALRSLEGLRSTGARTVLPGHGFPWSAGVDTAVAQAIAVGGH, via the coding sequence ATGATCAGGACGGATATCGCCCCGGGGATCCATTACCTGGAGCATGCGCGGACCAACGTCTACCTGGTGGAGGACGACGACGGCGTCCTGCTGGTGGACACCGGCCTGCCCCGCTCGAAGGCCCTGCTGCTGCAGGCACTCTCCCGCATCGGGAGGTCCATCCAGGACATCCGCGCCGTCGTCCTGACCCACGGTCACTTCGACCACGTGGGCACGGCGGAGCACCTCCGGACGAAGTACGGCATCCCCGTGTACTGCCACCCCGACGACGCCTTCATCGCCGCCCACCCGTACAGCTACGAGCACGAGCGTTCCCCGTTCCTGTATCCGGTGCGGTATCCGCGCGCCATCCCCGGCCTGCTGCGTATGAGCGCCGCGGGAGCACTTGCCGTCAAGGGGGTTCCGGACACCCTCCCGCTCACTCCCGAGGCCGCCGCGGCCCTGCCCGGTTCGCCGCTCCTGGTCCCGACCCCCGGGCACACGAAGGGCCACTGCGCCCTGCACTTCCCCGACCGCGAGTCCGTGATCAGCGGGGACGCGCTGGTGACGCTCGATCCCTACACCGGCCATCCCGGCCCGCAGGTCGTCGCGCGCGCGGCGACCGCCGACACCGCGACGGCCCTGCGCTCCCTCGAGGGGCTGCGCTCCACCGGGGCCCGGACCGTGCTGCCGGGACACGGCTTCCCCTGGAGCGCCGGCGTGGACACCGCTGTGGCGCAGGCTATCGCAGTCGGCGGCCACTAG
- a CDS encoding SOS response-associated peptidase has translation MCGRFVIAGNKADLIDAFDVDEALVDEVEPSWNVAPTNTVQLVVERLDPDTGELTRRLEPARWGLIPSWAKSAAVGARMINARSETVLEKPSFRAAALKRRGIVPADGYYEWRKNDDGSKTPLYLHDPDGAALGFAGLYEFWRDPGTASEEHPQGSWVVSCTIITRPASDALGEIHDRTPVIVPPVLRGDWLDPRNDSRPAVQELLDAIPDPHLVPRRVGTRVGSVRNNGPDLIEPLPGDVTADGEQQMLL, from the coding sequence ATGTGCGGACGCTTCGTCATCGCGGGGAACAAGGCCGACCTCATCGACGCGTTCGACGTCGATGAAGCGCTGGTGGACGAGGTCGAACCCTCGTGGAACGTCGCACCCACGAACACCGTCCAGCTCGTCGTCGAGCGGCTCGATCCGGACACCGGGGAGCTCACGCGGCGGCTCGAACCCGCGCGCTGGGGGCTGATCCCCTCCTGGGCGAAGTCCGCAGCGGTGGGCGCACGCATGATCAACGCCCGCAGCGAGACCGTCCTGGAGAAGCCGTCCTTCCGGGCGGCCGCGCTCAAGCGCCGCGGGATCGTCCCTGCGGACGGGTACTACGAGTGGCGGAAGAACGACGACGGCTCCAAGACCCCCCTCTACCTGCACGACCCCGACGGTGCCGCCCTCGGCTTCGCCGGCCTGTACGAGTTCTGGCGTGATCCGGGGACGGCGTCGGAGGAGCACCCGCAGGGGTCCTGGGTGGTGAGCTGCACCATCATCACCCGCCCGGCGAGCGATGCCCTCGGCGAGATCCACGACCGCACACCCGTGATCGTGCCGCCCGTGCTGCGCGGCGACTGGCTCGATCCGCGCAATGACTCCCGCCCCGCCGTCCAGGAACTGCTCGACGCCATCCCCGATCCGCACCTCGTCCCCCGCCGCGTGGGGACCCGTGTCGGCTCGGTGCGGAACAACGGCCCGGATCTCATCGAGCCCCTCCCGGGAGACGTGACGGCCGACGGCGAGCAGCAGATGCTCCTCTAG
- a CDS encoding phosphodiesterase → MHPRTAEHPRPQHFLLHLSDTHLVGSDGTLYGAVDSEQRLRELFEDLEASGARPQAIVFTGDLADKGDPGAYAKLRAIVDPAAARLGARVIWAMGNHDDRAAFRAGLLDGQPSSARPDEPVDAVHFVDGLRIIAMDSTVPGHHHGEFTTGQLRWLAHELSVPAPHGTILALHHPPVPSVQELAALVELRDQRSLADVVRGSDVRTILAGHLHYSTTAMFAGVPVSVASATCYTQDLLFEAGGTRGQDGAQSYNLVHVYEETIVHSVVPAGQHRSVGEVVPREEARRRLAAHSVTIDDGSRARRRLTSAGGPG, encoded by the coding sequence ATGCACCCCCGGACAGCAGAACACCCCCGGCCACAGCACTTCCTCCTGCACCTGAGCGACACGCACCTCGTCGGCAGTGACGGCACGCTGTACGGGGCGGTGGACAGCGAGCAGCGCCTCCGGGAGCTGTTCGAGGACCTCGAGGCGTCGGGCGCGCGGCCGCAGGCGATCGTCTTCACCGGGGACCTCGCAGACAAGGGGGATCCGGGGGCATACGCGAAACTGCGGGCCATCGTCGATCCGGCAGCCGCCCGGCTTGGCGCCCGCGTCATCTGGGCCATGGGAAACCACGACGACCGCGCCGCCTTCCGGGCAGGCCTCCTCGACGGACAGCCCTCCTCCGCCCGTCCCGATGAGCCGGTGGACGCCGTCCACTTCGTCGACGGCCTGCGCATCATCGCCATGGACTCCACAGTCCCAGGGCACCACCACGGCGAGTTCACGACCGGCCAGCTGCGCTGGCTTGCCCATGAACTTTCGGTCCCGGCGCCCCACGGGACCATCCTCGCCCTGCACCACCCTCCCGTCCCCAGCGTCCAGGAGCTCGCCGCGCTGGTGGAACTGCGTGACCAGCGCTCGCTCGCCGACGTCGTCCGCGGCTCCGACGTGAGGACGATCCTCGCCGGCCACCTCCACTACTCGACGACGGCGATGTTCGCCGGCGTCCCCGTCTCGGTGGCGAGCGCCACCTGCTACACGCAGGACCTCCTGTTCGAGGCGGGCGGCACCCGCGGACAGGACGGCGCCCAGTCCTACAACCTGGTGCACGTGTACGAGGAGACCATCGTCCACTCGGTGGTCCCCGCCGGCCAGCACAGGTCCGTCGGAGAGGTGGTCCCACGGGAGGAAGCCCGGCGCCGGCTCGCGGCCCACAGCGTGACCATCGACGACGGAAGCAGGGCCCGCCGCCGGCTCACGTCGGCCGGAGGCCCCGGGTAG
- a CDS encoding MSMEG_6728 family protein, whose protein sequence is MQTFLPYPDFAASAAVLDQARLGKQRVETLQALRALVIPDYGWRQHPAIRMWMGYVPALTVYGLAMVAEWVSRGHADSTNRQILEFAPHVLDDPAVPMPPWLGDPAFHVSHQSNLIQKAPEIYRSRFPGVPEDLPYYWPSPEQERIPAEPEGPRLWVWRAASHPPEGDATLLMPPEPPSGRAAPKWERQLHTFEEAIEEGDAVAIADPDGERFRTGRVGPVLMHEDGLLRPARLHGWLRRSDFDPPALLQDPRTLFPVGLPGSLVP, encoded by the coding sequence ATGCAGACCTTCCTGCCCTACCCCGACTTCGCGGCGAGCGCCGCGGTCCTGGACCAGGCGAGGCTCGGCAAGCAGCGGGTGGAGACCCTGCAGGCTCTGCGCGCCCTCGTGATCCCCGACTACGGCTGGCGGCAGCACCCGGCGATCCGCATGTGGATGGGCTACGTCCCCGCCCTGACCGTCTACGGGCTGGCCATGGTCGCCGAGTGGGTCTCCCGCGGCCATGCGGACTCGACGAACCGGCAGATCCTGGAGTTCGCCCCGCACGTCCTGGACGATCCCGCCGTGCCGATGCCGCCCTGGCTCGGTGATCCGGCCTTCCACGTGAGCCACCAGTCCAACCTGATCCAGAAGGCGCCGGAGATCTACCGGAGCAGGTTCCCGGGCGTCCCCGAGGACCTGCCGTACTACTGGCCCTCCCCCGAGCAGGAGCGCATCCCCGCGGAGCCGGAGGGACCGCGCCTGTGGGTCTGGCGGGCGGCGTCGCATCCACCGGAGGGTGACGCCACGCTGCTCATGCCGCCCGAGCCGCCCAGCGGGCGCGCGGCCCCGAAGTGGGAGCGGCAGCTCCATACGTTCGAGGAGGCCATCGAGGAGGGGGACGCCGTAGCGATCGCCGATCCCGACGGCGAGCGCTTCCGCACCGGGCGGGTAGGCCCGGTACTCATGCACGAGGACGGACTGCTGCGGCCGGCCCGGCTGCACGGCTGGCTGCGGCGCTCCGATTTCGACCCGCCCGCGCTGCTGCAGGACCCGAGGACGCTCTTCCCCGTCGGCCTGCCCGGGTCGCTGGTGCCTTGA
- a CDS encoding stealth family protein, whose protein sequence is MVEDLLFIRSALDTAGIGFLLVRGNDERPVIAVDLKDREALRAALVEACRDEPFYSRTVDTKRRTTLLVSDGELTHSGKARIFRLFRPRIEPVGGLTYGPSAGVQIELWALGGTTIELPVENSLTRRALPAAEVVRGKVERHGLTWPTIDNMFADHATDIDFEVDLVFSWVDGSSPEYRAARAARMQGVVVGEGDDHEARFRQINELKYALRSVYMFAPWIRRIFIATDSERPAWLADHPSVTLVPSDEHFRDPSVLPTHNSQAVEAQLQHIPGLSEYFLYSNDDMFFGRPVAPDMFFSPGGITKFIEADTRIGLGENDAERSGFENAARVNRRLLHARFGRITTRHLEHTAAPLRKSVLLEMEAEFAADFAATAASRFRAKDNISVTNSLYHYYALLTGRAVTQEMARVKYVDTTMRSGLKSLNKLLDKRNHDFFCLNDGSFPEVPAEERAHLVTEFLEKYFPVKAPWEI, encoded by the coding sequence ATGGTGGAGGACCTCCTGTTCATCCGCTCGGCACTGGACACGGCCGGCATCGGGTTCCTCCTGGTCCGCGGCAATGACGAGCGCCCCGTCATCGCCGTCGACCTCAAGGACCGTGAAGCCCTCCGCGCCGCGCTCGTCGAGGCGTGCCGTGACGAGCCCTTCTACTCCCGCACGGTCGACACGAAGCGCCGGACAACACTGCTGGTCAGTGACGGGGAACTCACCCATAGCGGCAAGGCCCGCATTTTCCGCCTGTTCCGCCCCCGCATCGAGCCGGTGGGAGGCCTCACCTACGGACCGTCGGCCGGTGTGCAGATCGAACTCTGGGCGCTCGGCGGGACCACGATCGAACTGCCCGTGGAGAACTCCCTGACCCGGCGTGCGCTGCCGGCGGCCGAAGTGGTCCGCGGCAAGGTCGAGCGCCACGGCCTCACCTGGCCCACGATCGACAACATGTTCGCCGACCACGCCACGGACATCGACTTCGAGGTCGACCTCGTCTTCTCGTGGGTGGACGGCAGCAGCCCCGAGTACCGTGCCGCCCGCGCCGCCCGGATGCAGGGCGTGGTGGTGGGCGAAGGCGACGACCACGAAGCCCGCTTCCGCCAGATCAACGAACTCAAGTACGCGCTGCGCTCGGTCTACATGTTCGCGCCGTGGATCCGCCGGATCTTCATCGCCACCGACTCCGAGCGCCCGGCGTGGCTCGCCGACCACCCGTCCGTGACGCTCGTACCGTCGGATGAGCATTTCCGGGATCCCTCCGTCCTGCCCACGCACAACTCGCAGGCCGTCGAAGCCCAGCTCCAGCACATCCCCGGACTGTCCGAGTACTTCCTCTACTCGAACGACGACATGTTCTTCGGGCGTCCCGTGGCACCGGACATGTTCTTCTCCCCCGGCGGGATCACCAAGTTCATCGAGGCGGACACCCGCATCGGTCTGGGTGAGAACGACGCCGAGCGGAGCGGTTTCGAGAACGCGGCGCGCGTCAACCGGCGCCTGCTGCATGCGCGGTTCGGCCGCATCACAACGCGGCACCTCGAACACACCGCGGCGCCCCTGCGGAAGAGCGTCCTGCTCGAGATGGAGGCGGAGTTCGCCGCCGATTTCGCCGCCACCGCCGCATCCCGCTTCCGCGCCAAGGACAACATCTCGGTCACCAACTCGCTGTACCACTACTACGCCCTGCTGACGGGCCGCGCGGTGACGCAGGAGATGGCGAGGGTGAAGTACGTGGACACGACGATGCGCTCCGGGCTCAAGAGCCTCAACAAGCTGCTCGACAAGCGGAACCACGACTTCTTCTGCCTGAACGACGGGAGCTTCCCCGAGGTACCGGCCGAGGAGCGGGCGCACCTGGTGACCGAATTCCTCGAGAAGTACTTCCCGGTCAAGGCCCCCTGGGAGATCTGA
- a CDS encoding potassium channel family protein yields MKQLQWQRRTEVPLIVAAVVYLVAYSVQVTLQPGPALGRALEGIIWGVWALFLVDYLVSLLSAPERGRWFVRHLHELVILLLPMLRPLRLLRLLPLLRILNRSGGNALRGHIVLYVIGAMTVLGYAGALAVLDVEQDAPGATILTLPDALWWALTTVTSVGYGDYYPVTGAGRLVAAGLMIGGIGVLSAVTAAFASWLVENVATARAAEAKTAESDARMQDQLKSVSLQIDTLTRQLAHGSHPGRPGQE; encoded by the coding sequence ATGAAGCAGCTCCAGTGGCAGCGCCGCACCGAGGTGCCGCTGATCGTCGCGGCCGTCGTCTATCTCGTGGCCTACTCGGTGCAGGTCACGCTGCAGCCCGGGCCCGCCCTGGGCCGCGCCCTCGAGGGCATCATCTGGGGCGTCTGGGCCCTCTTCCTCGTCGACTACCTCGTGAGCCTCCTGTCCGCACCGGAGCGCGGCCGCTGGTTCGTCCGGCACCTGCACGAACTCGTCATCCTGCTGCTGCCCATGCTGCGGCCCCTGCGGCTGCTGCGGCTCCTCCCGCTGCTGCGCATCCTCAACCGCTCCGGCGGCAACGCCCTGCGGGGGCACATCGTCCTGTACGTCATCGGCGCCATGACGGTGCTCGGCTATGCGGGCGCGCTCGCGGTGCTCGACGTCGAGCAGGACGCCCCCGGCGCGACCATCCTCACCCTTCCGGACGCGCTCTGGTGGGCGCTGACCACCGTGACCTCGGTCGGCTACGGCGACTACTACCCGGTGACGGGTGCAGGACGGCTCGTGGCGGCCGGGCTGATGATCGGCGGCATCGGCGTGCTGAGCGCCGTGACGGCGGCGTTCGCCTCGTGGCTGGTCGAGAACGTCGCCACGGCTCGCGCTGCGGAGGCGAAGACCGCGGAATCGGACGCCCGAATGCAGGACCAGCTGAAGAGCGTGAGCCTGCAGATCGACACCCTCACGCGGCAACTGGCCCACGGCTCCCATCCGGGACGCCCGGGACAGGAGTAG
- a CDS encoding DUF1684 domain-containing protein produces the protein MTALTTALATADWRQRVFGLYSAVRDRAVSESPEAAHALWRVGRDELFRDHPASALREDARASFAGLAIAPYDPAFRFEAVLNDDGAGEVMDVGTGTDGVVPFRRLGTLLLPGLGQLALWRLASYGGGLFLPLRDGTAGRAGGTYGGGRYVLDTVKGAHLGEGRAAGSLVVDLNFAYNPSCAYDEEWACPLPGPDNRLVDDVPVGELYREY, from the coding sequence ATGACGGCCCTCACCACCGCCCTCGCTACGGCAGACTGGCGCCAGCGCGTCTTCGGCCTCTACAGTGCCGTCCGCGACCGTGCGGTGTCCGAGTCGCCCGAAGCCGCCCACGCCCTGTGGAGGGTGGGCCGCGACGAGCTGTTCCGCGACCATCCGGCATCCGCCCTGCGGGAAGACGCCAGGGCATCCTTCGCGGGACTGGCGATCGCACCCTACGATCCGGCGTTCCGCTTCGAGGCGGTCCTGAACGACGACGGAGCCGGCGAGGTGATGGACGTGGGGACCGGCACGGACGGCGTCGTGCCGTTCCGTCGCCTCGGCACCCTCCTGCTGCCAGGGCTCGGACAGCTCGCGCTGTGGAGGCTCGCCTCCTACGGGGGCGGGCTCTTCCTGCCGCTGCGGGACGGAACGGCAGGAAGAGCCGGCGGCACCTATGGCGGTGGGCGCTACGTCCTGGACACCGTCAAGGGCGCGCACCTCGGGGAGGGACGTGCTGCCGGCAGTCTCGTCGTCGACCTCAACTTCGCCTACAACCCGTCGTGCGCCTACGACGAGGAGTGGGCCTGCCCCCTGCCGGGTCCGGACAACCGACTCGTGGACGACGTCCCGGTCGGTGAGCTCTACCGTGAGTACTGA
- a CDS encoding sulfite exporter TauE/SafE family protein: MTLGIFCIVLASILVGAVAQRIAGLGFALLIAPFLVIILGPHAGVLLVNICGVVSSSIIVGRVWRDIDWSMFRWLVVPSLFGSIPGSILAVSVPSAPLSVTVGAVVLVALTISLVLQRSDVVVRGNVPKAVAGFTAGVTNSMAGVGGPAVSAYALLARWPQRPFAATLQPFFVCIGTVTLVAKLLLDPSQAPVLAPWMWIAIGGAIVTGIFTGEKLARFVRDAQARLFVVVIAFIGAGLAVVKGLADILG, translated from the coding sequence GTGACTCTCGGCATCTTCTGCATCGTGCTGGCCTCCATCCTCGTGGGGGCCGTCGCGCAGCGCATCGCAGGCCTCGGCTTCGCCCTGCTGATCGCCCCGTTCCTCGTGATCATCCTCGGACCGCACGCAGGGGTCCTCCTCGTGAACATCTGCGGCGTCGTCTCCTCGAGCATCATCGTGGGCCGTGTCTGGAGGGACATCGACTGGAGCATGTTCCGCTGGCTCGTGGTCCCCTCCCTGTTCGGGTCGATTCCCGGCTCGATCCTCGCCGTGTCCGTCCCGTCGGCGCCCCTGTCGGTCACCGTCGGTGCCGTCGTGCTCGTGGCGCTCACCATCTCCCTGGTGCTCCAGCGGTCCGACGTCGTGGTGCGCGGCAACGTCCCGAAGGCCGTGGCGGGATTCACGGCCGGGGTCACGAACTCGATGGCAGGCGTGGGCGGTCCCGCCGTGAGCGCCTACGCCCTGCTGGCTCGGTGGCCGCAGCGGCCGTTCGCGGCCACGCTCCAGCCCTTCTTCGTCTGCATCGGCACCGTGACGCTGGTCGCGAAGCTGCTCCTCGACCCGTCCCAGGCCCCGGTCCTGGCGCCGTGGATGTGGATCGCGATCGGTGGAGCCATCGTGACCGGCATCTTCACGGGTGAGAAGCTCGCGCGGTTCGTCCGGGACGCCCAGGCGCGGCTCTTCGTCGTCGTGATCGCGTTCATCGGTGCAGGCCTGGCCGTCGTCAAGGGCCTCGCCGACATCCTGGGGTGA
- a CDS encoding cell division protein PerM, protein MKLPPKPRALPMPLWLQGVLELGQSAVISALLVAVPVAAVWLTGGFADRAPESAARLAGQAWLVMHGVPLVLQFPAGVAGADAASGLLHVLPLGLILVPLLLAWRAGRRLARASYTDQLWQAFLGAMVAYAAIGAAVAYASTTPDASAPLAAGALIPPVSAAIGLITGAYREAGAWSRLVGVDFAAWVGRTSQHSRWAGSYAWSILRSGFLAVMVAACLSAVLLAVAIGLNWAGIAAIYERIDGGIAGATMVTLFQLGLLPNLAVWTMAWSTGAGFALGTGSSLTPLASTVGPLPALPILGALPAGTLDYGYAALAIPVLAGLLAGWWFFRDGENHFDEWLVLRSSHRWLTSTASTLALAVLIGIAAGLGGVVVALISRASLGLGRFTDLGPNPLAVGLWLALEVAVGAVLGHAVGPLLEREPRRR, encoded by the coding sequence ATGAAACTCCCTCCCAAACCCCGTGCCCTTCCCATGCCCCTGTGGCTGCAGGGGGTGCTCGAGCTCGGCCAGTCCGCCGTGATCTCGGCACTGCTCGTAGCCGTCCCGGTAGCCGCGGTATGGCTGACCGGCGGGTTCGCGGACCGCGCGCCGGAGTCCGCCGCGCGCCTGGCCGGCCAGGCGTGGCTCGTCATGCACGGAGTACCGCTCGTCCTCCAGTTCCCGGCAGGCGTGGCCGGGGCCGACGCCGCGTCGGGCCTGCTCCACGTCCTTCCGCTCGGACTGATCCTGGTGCCGCTGCTGCTCGCCTGGCGGGCAGGACGCCGGCTCGCCCGGGCCTCCTACACGGACCAGCTGTGGCAGGCGTTCCTCGGCGCGATGGTGGCCTATGCCGCGATCGGTGCAGCCGTGGCCTACGCGTCCACCACCCCTGATGCCTCCGCTCCGCTGGCCGCCGGGGCCCTGATCCCGCCGGTGTCCGCGGCCATCGGCCTGATCACCGGTGCCTACCGCGAAGCGGGGGCCTGGAGCAGGCTGGTCGGCGTCGACTTCGCCGCCTGGGTGGGCCGCACGAGCCAGCACTCGCGGTGGGCAGGGTCCTACGCCTGGTCGATCCTCCGCTCGGGCTTTCTCGCGGTGATGGTCGCCGCATGCCTGTCGGCAGTGCTGCTCGCCGTCGCGATCGGGCTGAACTGGGCGGGTATCGCGGCGATCTACGAGCGGATCGACGGCGGGATCGCGGGTGCCACGATGGTGACCCTGTTCCAGCTCGGGCTCCTGCCCAACCTTGCGGTCTGGACGATGGCCTGGTCCACCGGGGCGGGATTCGCCCTCGGCACGGGCAGCTCGCTGACGCCGCTCGCCAGCACCGTGGGTCCGCTGCCGGCGCTGCCCATCCTGGGAGCCTTGCCGGCAGGGACGCTCGACTACGGCTACGCCGCGCTGGCCATCCCCGTCCTCGCCGGCCTCCTCGCAGGGTGGTGGTTCTTCCGGGACGGGGAGAACCACTTCGACGAGTGGCTCGTCCTCCGCAGCAGCCACCGGTGGCTGACCTCGACGGCCTCCACCCTGGCCCTCGCAGTGCTCATCGGCATCGCCGCGGGACTGGGCGGCGTCGTCGTCGCCCTCATCTCACGCGCCTCGCTCGGTCTCGGGCGCTTCACCGACCTCGGGCCGAATCCGCTGGCAGTCGGTCTGTGGCTCGCACTGGAGGTAGCCGTGGGCGCTGTCCTGGGCCACGCCGTCGGACCGCTGCTCGAGCGGGAGCCCCGGCGCCGCTGA
- the purN gene encoding phosphoribosylglycinamide formyltransferase — protein MRIVVLVSGSGSNLQAVIDAVADGSLPVAIAAVGADRPGTGGVERARNAGIASFEVDFRQYDDRADWNRALTEAVAAHKPDYVVSSGFMRIVDQHFLDRFPNRYLNTHPALLPSFPGAHGVRDALAYGVKVTGCTVMIADAGVDTGPILAQAPVAVLPHDTEETLHERIKVEERRLLIATLGSLAAAGTGAA, from the coding sequence ATGCGCATCGTAGTCCTCGTCTCCGGAAGCGGATCGAACCTCCAGGCCGTGATCGACGCCGTCGCCGACGGCAGCCTCCCCGTGGCCATCGCCGCCGTCGGCGCCGACCGGCCCGGAACCGGCGGGGTGGAGCGGGCGCGGAACGCGGGGATCGCGTCCTTCGAGGTCGACTTCCGGCAGTACGACGACCGGGCGGACTGGAACCGGGCCCTCACCGAGGCCGTCGCCGCGCACAAGCCGGACTACGTGGTGTCCTCCGGGTTCATGCGGATCGTCGACCAGCACTTCCTCGACCGGTTCCCGAACCGCTACCTGAACACGCACCCCGCGCTGCTGCCCAGCTTTCCCGGCGCGCACGGCGTCCGCGACGCCCTGGCCTACGGCGTCAAGGTGACCGGCTGCACCGTCATGATCGCGGACGCCGGCGTGGACACCGGCCCCATCCTCGCCCAGGCTCCTGTCGCCGTCCTGCCGCACGACACGGAGGAGACCCTGCACGAGCGCATCAAGGTCGAGGAGCGCAGGCTCCTGATCGCGACCCTCGGATCGCTCGCCGCCGCCGGAACAGGCGCTGCCTGA
- the corA gene encoding magnesium/cobalt transporter CorA encodes MPLVANAVYVAGEKRIPETLDQTFEIMRESGGMGWIGLYRPEREEIHAVEEEFGLHPLAVEDATNGHQRAKLERYGDTLFVVLRPARYLDAEEKVEFGELHLFIGSDFVVTIRHAESPDLGIVRRRLEADPELLHTGPQAVLYALLDQVVDEYGPVVQGLENDIDEIEDELFGGAPDVSRRIYELHREVMEFQRAAQPLQAMMEALLLGSEKYRMDPELARSLRDVQDHVIRVVERVNTFRALLQNALTVHTTLVAQRQNEEMTRLTETSLTQGEEVKRISSWAAILFAPTLIASIYGMNFDVMPELHWALGYPFALLLMVGMGLGLYGIFKRNDWL; translated from the coding sequence ATGCCCCTCGTCGCGAACGCCGTCTACGTCGCCGGGGAGAAGCGCATCCCCGAGACGCTCGACCAGACCTTCGAGATCATGCGCGAGAGCGGCGGCATGGGCTGGATCGGCCTGTACCGTCCCGAACGCGAGGAGATCCACGCCGTCGAGGAGGAGTTCGGGCTGCATCCCCTCGCCGTGGAGGACGCCACCAACGGACACCAGCGCGCCAAGCTCGAACGCTACGGGGACACGCTCTTCGTGGTGCTGCGGCCCGCCCGCTACCTCGACGCCGAGGAGAAGGTGGAGTTCGGTGAGCTGCACCTCTTCATCGGGAGCGACTTCGTCGTGACGATCCGGCATGCCGAGTCACCGGACCTCGGCATCGTGCGGAGGAGGCTCGAGGCCGATCCTGAGCTGCTCCACACCGGGCCGCAGGCCGTCCTGTACGCTCTGCTCGACCAGGTGGTCGACGAGTATGGGCCCGTGGTCCAGGGGCTCGAGAACGACATCGACGAGATCGAGGACGAGCTGTTCGGGGGAGCTCCCGACGTGTCGCGCAGGATCTACGAGCTGCACCGCGAGGTCATGGAGTTCCAGCGCGCCGCCCAGCCCCTGCAGGCCATGATGGAGGCGCTCCTGCTCGGGTCCGAGAAGTATCGGATGGACCCCGAACTGGCCCGCAGCCTCCGCGACGTCCAGGACCACGTGATCCGCGTCGTCGAGCGCGTCAACACGTTCCGTGCGCTGCTGCAGAACGCCCTGACCGTCCACACCACGCTCGTGGCGCAGCGCCAGAACGAGGAGATGACGCGCCTGACGGAGACGTCCCTGACGCAGGGCGAGGAAGTGAAGCGCATCTCCTCGTGGGCCGCGATCCTCTTCGCGCCCACCCTCATCGCCTCGATCTACGGCATGAACTTCGACGTGATGCCCGAGCTGCACTGGGCTCTGGGGTACCCGTTCGCCCTCCTCCTCATGGTGGGCATGGGTCTGGGCCTCTATGGGATCTTCAAGCGCAACGACTGGCTCTAG
- a CDS encoding DUF6318 family protein, which translates to MNSLRIAATAALALLALTSCAGTSESPAAAPSPAAPSPASSSSAAVNIQQPPSNDLVGDVSPEGARAFLYYYFDLKAYVLQTGDAPAMLEVLDGAAGEQAEAERLQAVYDGGGWVLGGQPKVENVYLTTPEEEVAEGVDVTALIPVNPDAYTEFSEDGSITEQRPFSPNGTIYSATIRYADGAWKVTALEETPDAELPEA; encoded by the coding sequence ATGAACTCTCTCCGCATCGCGGCCACCGCCGCCCTCGCCCTGCTGGCACTCACCTCCTGTGCCGGCACCTCCGAATCCCCGGCAGCCGCCCCCTCGCCCGCCGCGCCCTCGCCCGCGAGTTCGTCGTCGGCCGCCGTCAACATCCAGCAGCCGCCGAGCAACGACCTCGTCGGCGACGTCAGCCCTGAAGGAGCCCGTGCGTTCCTCTACTACTACTTCGACCTGAAGGCCTACGTCCTCCAGACCGGAGATGCGCCCGCGATGCTCGAGGTCCTTGACGGGGCTGCGGGCGAGCAGGCCGAAGCGGAACGGCTCCAGGCCGTGTACGACGGCGGCGGCTGGGTGCTCGGCGGGCAGCCGAAGGTGGAGAACGTCTACCTCACCACGCCGGAGGAGGAGGTCGCGGAGGGCGTCGACGTCACCGCCCTGATTCCCGTCAACCCGGACGCGTACACCGAGTTCTCCGAGGACGGTTCGATCACCGAGCAGCGTCCCTTCTCCCCGAACGGGACCATCTACAGCGCCACGATCCGTTACGCCGACGGGGCCTGGAAGGTCACTGCGCTTGAGGAGACCCCGGACGCGGAACTGCCCGAGGCCTGA